In one Mastacembelus armatus chromosome 19, fMasArm1.2, whole genome shotgun sequence genomic region, the following are encoded:
- the LOC113135620 gene encoding transcription factor 20 isoform X2, translating into MEQPPGSLDDLQPQDQSTSSIPTVIDLTRNGEEYVLNATSLDALRMVKSPSWHPNSGTTNPGLPFSETGSSDITLQSGDQIQPDNAISHTTFTLSYVSRSHVFSTHDSLSRHSPLFSMPPVSRFSLHPPCDSDKGLEETGCALSQHYLEQIEEPVNLTTQTELLQPLSLAQMQPENCGEVCLMQEPHAVNGGVISINEDMDTHIQGKEEQEHSLCTVNSSDVENGQGDSWSSSGGCAKTSPETLTPITGEDEERQGSEVVFLQSRKQDPVFPDSVGARDLCSLRREYISPLEDPVSPSATSLDDVEDVFILPQASSSPSGENSFLETTEDVVWSTLSTEGGIQPGSGISNSAMRLESSSESKQPVHRRKAAIEPLIDLADDCVLNKPKAVVPHMNGNAKALQRTLREKKLPMRSGRGTRLEAIVMDINSSRYKVSGCIHTSNNASASQSETSDCSLPSPKKTGTLSVVKRKVREKALPSVKQRAVTQIKRLQTGTINSNRCKDSTSDCEVLNNSTMSHSSTPSKSAQFAMHKKSKKEDVLHPIHLPQTSPSKSKKTSSQSSPQFAAHKNSKKEPELVSHPDSSVEIHVARFSPPPSKSPKKCQGKTKGKAIKTSPTAKTKATHTPKRRQKKHKHSPSSSMFSPKEPEIKLKYVNYKEEKKDLRLDSFSPFIRVERHQSFPSRCTIINYSEEVRTQHKKGQQPQAHPSGFISAIVPNTSCFQLGRASMHSQHQRSLVCSFCGQAANAMDLGDLHGPYYPEGYQPSTKTPASMSGLKEDEDDYSDSDSSSFSIRGRRRKCAMPPTQWPLRAGAHLKKKGLLESHRWADGSGSPATKRARLNTSCADVEDWYSAPVLPMEPCEYWLHEDCGIWSTGVFLVKGKVYGLEEAVRVAQETMCSACRDPGATLGCFFKSCPNKYHYRCALKSDCVLIEENFSMKCKKHKNKTFKAPPGNRRADR; encoded by the exons ATGGAGCAGCCACCTGGGAGCTTAGATGATCTACAGCCCCAAGACCAATCCACATCCAGCATCCCCACTGTGATTGACCTGACAAGGAATGGTGAGGAATATGTCCTCAATGCCACATCCCTCGATGCCCTGCGGATGGTGAAGAGTCCCAGCTGGCACCCAAACTCTGGGACCACAAACCCGGGTTTACCCTTCTCAGAGACTGGCTCTTCAGACATCACGCTCCAATCAGGGGATCAAATTCAACCAGACAATGCCATCTCCCACACTACATTCACCCTGTCGTATGTGAGCAGGTCCCACGTCTTCTCCACCCACGACTCCCTGTCTCGACATTCGCCTCTGTTCAGTATGCCTCCTGTTAGCAGGTTCTCACTCCACCCTCCTTGTGACTCAGATAAAGGGCTTGAGGAGACTGGCTGTGCACTGAGCCAGCATTACCTCGAGCAGATTGAGGAACCTGTGAACCTGACCACTCAAACAGAACTTTTGCAGCCATTGTCTCTCGCTCAGATGCAACCAGAGAACTGTGGGGAGGTCTGTCTAATGCAGGAGCCACATGCGGTTAATGGTGGAGTCATTTCCATTAATGAGGACATGGATACACATATACAAGGCAAAGAGGAACAGGAACACAGTCTTTGTACAGTGAACAGTAGCGATGTGGAGAATGGTCAAGGTGACAGCTGGTCAAGTTCAGGAGGATGTGCCAAAACTTCACCAGAGACTCTCACCCCTATCACgggggaggatgaggagaggcAAGGCTCTGAAGTGGTCTTTCTCCAGTCTAGGAAACAGGACCCAGTATTCCCTGATAGCGTGGGAGCTAGAGACCTGTGTTCACTTAGGAGAGAGTATATCAGTCCTCTAGAGGaccctgtctctccctctgctaCCTCACTGGATGATGTAGAGGATGTGTTCATCCTGCCGCAGGCCTCCAGCTCACCCAGTGGTGAAAACTCTTTTTTAGAGACAACTGAGGATGTTGTGTGGAGTACTTTGAGTACAGAGGGAGGCATTCAGCCAGGCTCTGGCATCAGTAATAGTGCCATGAGGTTGGAGTCAAGCAGTGAAAGTAAGCAGCCAGTCCATAGACGGAAGGCAGCGATAGAGCCTTTAATTGACTTGGCAGATGATTGTGTGTTGAATAAACCCAAGGCTGTCGTTCCCCACATGAATGGGAATGCAAAGGCACTACAGAGAACTTTAAGAGAAAAGAAACTGCCAATGCGCTCTGGTAGAGGGACACGATTAGAGGCTATAGTTATGGACATAAATTCAAGCAGGTATAAAGTGTCAGGATGCATACACACTAGTAACAATGCAAGTGCTTCCCAATCAGAAACTAGTGATTGTAGTTTACCTAGTCCTAAGAAAACAGGCACCCTGTCAGTAGTAAAAAGGAAAGTCAGAGAGAAAGCTTTGCCTTCAGTGAAACAAAGAGCAGTAACTCAAATAAAAAGGCTTCAGACTGGTACCATTAACTCAAACAGATGCAAAGACTCTACCTCTGATTGTGAAGTCCTCAATAATTCCACAATGTCACATAGCAGCACACCTTCCAAAAGTGCTCAGTTTGCTATGCATAAGAAGTCAAAGAAAGAGGATGTTTTACACCCCATACACTTACCGCAGACTAGCCCCTCAAAGTCAAAGAAGACCTCATCACAGTCCAGTCCTCAGTTTGCTGCACACAAGAATTCAAAGAAGGAGCCAGAGCTTGTGTCCCACCCTGACTCCTCAGTAGAGATACACGTGGCAAGATTTTCCCCACCACCATCAAAATCTCCAAAGAAATgtcaaggaaaaacaaaaggcaagGCTATCAAAACATCTCCAACTGCCAAGACGAAGGCGACTCACACTCCCaagagaagacaaaagaaacacaaacacagcccaTCTTCATCCATGTTTTCCCCCAAAGAGCCCGAGATCAAGCTGAAGTATGTCAACTataaggaggagaaaaaagattTGAGGTTGGACAGTTTCTCTCCATTCATCCGTGTGGAGCGTCACCAGTCATTTCCATCTCGGTGTACTATAATCAATTACTCTGAAGAGGTAAGGACACAACACAAGAAGGGCCAGCAGCCCCAGGCTCATCCCAGtggttttatttctgcaattgTACCCaacacttcctgtttccagCTGGGCCGAGCGTCCATGCACAGCCAGCACCAGCGCTCTCTTGTCTGCAGCTTTTGTGGGCAGGCAGCGAATGCCATGGACCTGGGGGATCTCCATGGTCCCTACTACCCCGAGGGGTACCAGCCAAGCACCAAAACACCAGCTAGCATGTCAGGACTcaaagaggatgaggatgacTACAGTGATTCAGACTCCTCATCCTTCAGTATTAGAGGCAGGAGGAGAAAGTGTGCCATGCCACCTACGCAGTGGCCTCTCAGGGCAGGAGCTCATCTCAAGAAGAAGGGGCTCCTGGAGAGCCATCGGTGGGCTGACGGTAGCGGCAGCCCTGCAACTAAGCGGGCTCGACTCAACACCAGCTGTGCAGATGTGGAGGATTGGTACAGTGCCCCTGTGCTGCCGATGGAGCCCTGCGAGTACTGGCTCCATGAGGACTGTGGTATCTGGTCCACAGGCGTGTTCCTTGTGAAGGGCAAAGTCTACGGACTGGAGGAGGCCGTCAGGGTGGCCCAGGAGACG ATGTGTTCAGCATGCCGTGATCCAGGTGCTACACTAGGCTGCTTCTTCAAAAGCTGTCCCAACAAGTACCACTACAGGTGTGCCCTCAAGTCAG ACTGTGTACTCATTGAAGAAAATTTCTCCATGAAGTGTAAAAAGCACAAG AATAAGACATTCAAAGCCCCTCCAGGGAATAGACGGGCTGACAGGTGA
- the LOC113135620 gene encoding transcription factor 20 isoform X1, producing MEQPPGSLDDLQPQDQSTSSIPTVIDLTRNGEEYVLNATSLDALRMVKSPSWHPNSGTTNPGLPFSETGSSDITLQSGDQIQPDNAISHTTFTLSYVSRSHVFSTHDSLSRHSPLFSMPPVSRFSLHPPCDSDKGLEETGCALSQHYLEQIEEPVNLTTQTELLQPLSLAQMQPENCGEVCLMQEPHAVNGGVISINEDMDTHIQGKEEQEHSLCTVNSSDVENGQGDSWSSSGGCAKTSPETLTPITGEDEERQGSEVVFLQSRKQDPVFPDSVGARDLCSLRREYISPLEDPVSPSATSLDDVEDVFILPQASSSPSGENSFLETTEDVVWSTLSTEGGIQPGSGISNSAMRLESSSESKQPVHRRKAAIEPLIDLADDCVLNKPKAVVPHMNGNAKALQRTLREKKLPMRSGRGTRLEAIVMDINSSRYKVSGCIHTSNNASASQSETSDCSLPSPKKTGTLSVVKRKVREKALPSVKQRAVTQIKRLQTGTINSNRCKDSTSDCEVLNNSTMSHSSTPSKSAQFAMHKKSKKEDVLHPIHLPQTSPSKSKKTSSQSSPQFAAHKNSKKEPELVSHPDSSVEIHVARFSPPPSKSPKKCQGKTKGKAIKTSPTAKTKATHTPKRRQKKHKHSPSSSMFSPKEPEIKLKYVNYKEEKKDLRLDSFSPFIRVERHQSFPSRCTIINYSEEVRTQHKKGQQPQAHPSGFISAIVPNTSCFQLGRASMHSQHQRSLVCSFCGQAANAMDLGDLHGPYYPEGYQPSTKTPASMSGLKEDEDDYSDSDSSSFSIRGRRRKCAMPPTQWPLRAGAHLKKKGLLESHRWADGSGSPATKRARLNTSCADVEDWYSAPVLPMEPCEYWLHEDCGIWSTGVFLVKGKVYGLEEAVRVAQETMCSACRDPGATLGCFFKSCPNKYHYRCALKSADCVLIEENFSMKCKKHKNKTFKAPPGNRRADR from the exons ATGGAGCAGCCACCTGGGAGCTTAGATGATCTACAGCCCCAAGACCAATCCACATCCAGCATCCCCACTGTGATTGACCTGACAAGGAATGGTGAGGAATATGTCCTCAATGCCACATCCCTCGATGCCCTGCGGATGGTGAAGAGTCCCAGCTGGCACCCAAACTCTGGGACCACAAACCCGGGTTTACCCTTCTCAGAGACTGGCTCTTCAGACATCACGCTCCAATCAGGGGATCAAATTCAACCAGACAATGCCATCTCCCACACTACATTCACCCTGTCGTATGTGAGCAGGTCCCACGTCTTCTCCACCCACGACTCCCTGTCTCGACATTCGCCTCTGTTCAGTATGCCTCCTGTTAGCAGGTTCTCACTCCACCCTCCTTGTGACTCAGATAAAGGGCTTGAGGAGACTGGCTGTGCACTGAGCCAGCATTACCTCGAGCAGATTGAGGAACCTGTGAACCTGACCACTCAAACAGAACTTTTGCAGCCATTGTCTCTCGCTCAGATGCAACCAGAGAACTGTGGGGAGGTCTGTCTAATGCAGGAGCCACATGCGGTTAATGGTGGAGTCATTTCCATTAATGAGGACATGGATACACATATACAAGGCAAAGAGGAACAGGAACACAGTCTTTGTACAGTGAACAGTAGCGATGTGGAGAATGGTCAAGGTGACAGCTGGTCAAGTTCAGGAGGATGTGCCAAAACTTCACCAGAGACTCTCACCCCTATCACgggggaggatgaggagaggcAAGGCTCTGAAGTGGTCTTTCTCCAGTCTAGGAAACAGGACCCAGTATTCCCTGATAGCGTGGGAGCTAGAGACCTGTGTTCACTTAGGAGAGAGTATATCAGTCCTCTAGAGGaccctgtctctccctctgctaCCTCACTGGATGATGTAGAGGATGTGTTCATCCTGCCGCAGGCCTCCAGCTCACCCAGTGGTGAAAACTCTTTTTTAGAGACAACTGAGGATGTTGTGTGGAGTACTTTGAGTACAGAGGGAGGCATTCAGCCAGGCTCTGGCATCAGTAATAGTGCCATGAGGTTGGAGTCAAGCAGTGAAAGTAAGCAGCCAGTCCATAGACGGAAGGCAGCGATAGAGCCTTTAATTGACTTGGCAGATGATTGTGTGTTGAATAAACCCAAGGCTGTCGTTCCCCACATGAATGGGAATGCAAAGGCACTACAGAGAACTTTAAGAGAAAAGAAACTGCCAATGCGCTCTGGTAGAGGGACACGATTAGAGGCTATAGTTATGGACATAAATTCAAGCAGGTATAAAGTGTCAGGATGCATACACACTAGTAACAATGCAAGTGCTTCCCAATCAGAAACTAGTGATTGTAGTTTACCTAGTCCTAAGAAAACAGGCACCCTGTCAGTAGTAAAAAGGAAAGTCAGAGAGAAAGCTTTGCCTTCAGTGAAACAAAGAGCAGTAACTCAAATAAAAAGGCTTCAGACTGGTACCATTAACTCAAACAGATGCAAAGACTCTACCTCTGATTGTGAAGTCCTCAATAATTCCACAATGTCACATAGCAGCACACCTTCCAAAAGTGCTCAGTTTGCTATGCATAAGAAGTCAAAGAAAGAGGATGTTTTACACCCCATACACTTACCGCAGACTAGCCCCTCAAAGTCAAAGAAGACCTCATCACAGTCCAGTCCTCAGTTTGCTGCACACAAGAATTCAAAGAAGGAGCCAGAGCTTGTGTCCCACCCTGACTCCTCAGTAGAGATACACGTGGCAAGATTTTCCCCACCACCATCAAAATCTCCAAAGAAATgtcaaggaaaaacaaaaggcaagGCTATCAAAACATCTCCAACTGCCAAGACGAAGGCGACTCACACTCCCaagagaagacaaaagaaacacaaacacagcccaTCTTCATCCATGTTTTCCCCCAAAGAGCCCGAGATCAAGCTGAAGTATGTCAACTataaggaggagaaaaaagattTGAGGTTGGACAGTTTCTCTCCATTCATCCGTGTGGAGCGTCACCAGTCATTTCCATCTCGGTGTACTATAATCAATTACTCTGAAGAGGTAAGGACACAACACAAGAAGGGCCAGCAGCCCCAGGCTCATCCCAGtggttttatttctgcaattgTACCCaacacttcctgtttccagCTGGGCCGAGCGTCCATGCACAGCCAGCACCAGCGCTCTCTTGTCTGCAGCTTTTGTGGGCAGGCAGCGAATGCCATGGACCTGGGGGATCTCCATGGTCCCTACTACCCCGAGGGGTACCAGCCAAGCACCAAAACACCAGCTAGCATGTCAGGACTcaaagaggatgaggatgacTACAGTGATTCAGACTCCTCATCCTTCAGTATTAGAGGCAGGAGGAGAAAGTGTGCCATGCCACCTACGCAGTGGCCTCTCAGGGCAGGAGCTCATCTCAAGAAGAAGGGGCTCCTGGAGAGCCATCGGTGGGCTGACGGTAGCGGCAGCCCTGCAACTAAGCGGGCTCGACTCAACACCAGCTGTGCAGATGTGGAGGATTGGTACAGTGCCCCTGTGCTGCCGATGGAGCCCTGCGAGTACTGGCTCCATGAGGACTGTGGTATCTGGTCCACAGGCGTGTTCCTTGTGAAGGGCAAAGTCTACGGACTGGAGGAGGCCGTCAGGGTGGCCCAGGAGACG ATGTGTTCAGCATGCCGTGATCCAGGTGCTACACTAGGCTGCTTCTTCAAAAGCTGTCCCAACAAGTACCACTACAGGTGTGCCCTCAAGTCAG CAGACTGTGTACTCATTGAAGAAAATTTCTCCATGAAGTGTAAAAAGCACAAG AATAAGACATTCAAAGCCCCTCCAGGGAATAGACGGGCTGACAGGTGA